One window of Verrucomicrobiota bacterium genomic DNA carries:
- the queD gene encoding 6-carboxytetrahydropterin synthase QueD — translation MKIKLEKDFFFEAAHKLPNVPPEHKCARLHGHSYKAQIMIEGEIDPVSGWFMDHSELSAIAKPIIDGQLDHRYLNDIPGLENPTFENISQWLWNRLKPQLPGLTRITLHETPTSRCIFEGPR, via the coding sequence ATGAAAATTAAACTCGAAAAAGACTTTTTCTTTGAAGCCGCCCATAAACTGCCGAATGTCCCGCCCGAACACAAATGCGCGAGACTCCACGGACATAGTTATAAGGCCCAGATCATGATCGAAGGCGAGATCGACCCGGTGAGTGGCTGGTTCATGGACCACTCGGAACTCTCCGCGATTGCCAAACCCATCATTGATGGCCAGCTCGACCACCGTTATCTCAATGACATTCCCGGCCTCGAAAATCCCACCTTCGAGAATATTTCCCAATGGCTCTGGAACCGTCTCAAACCCCAGCTCCCCGGCCTCACCCGCATCACCCTCCACGAAACCCCCACCTCCCGCTGCATTTTCGAAGGGCCACGATAG